The proteins below come from a single Xenopus tropicalis strain Nigerian chromosome 9, UCB_Xtro_10.0, whole genome shotgun sequence genomic window:
- the LOC116407743 gene encoding sprT-like domain-containing protein Spartan translates to MGLFFSSPSCSSEQISTQYSPDFSSIHHSTDNVTSQSREKRSVACQTDGDPGVTEPAIEQLSVVDPYWEVLDPKPDIHALFDDFNKRFFRGLLPPIDLKWSNRLCITAGICIQDNISGKCRIRLNKPLLDLRPRKNTVETLLHEMIHYYQRVRGTSDIDHGATFHFHMERINRESGTNITVYHDFDREYESLKRHWWKCNGPCAQVVRRLADRTPGSKAHKRKCGGEFIKVREPKRMRTGL, encoded by the exons ATGGGCTTGTTTTTCTCATCGCCGAGTTGCTCTTCGGAGCAGATTTCAACACAATATTCACCTGATTTTTCTTCAATTCATCATTCTACCGACAATGTAACTTCTCAGTCTCGTGAAAAGCGTTCTGTGGCTTGTCAGACTGATGGGGATCCTGGTGTGACTGAGCCAGCTATTGAGCAGCTGTCGGTTGTGGATCCATATTGGGAGGTGCTGGACCCCAAACCTGATATCCACGCCCTATTTGACGACTTTAATAAGAGATTCTTTCGTGGACTGTTGCCGCCAATTGACCTCAAATGGAGTAACAGGTTATGCAT cactgCGGGCATCTGCATCCAAGATAATATAAGTGGAAAATGCAGAATTCGCCTGAACAAACCTCTCCTTGATTTACGGCCAAGGAAAAATACAGTGGAA ACGCTCCTGCATGAAATGATCCACTACTACCAGCGAGTCAGAGGAACAAGTGATATAGATCATGGCGCAACCTTTCATTTTCACATGGAGCGAATCAATAGAGAAAGTGGCACAAATATTACG GTCTATCATGATTTCGATCGAGAATACGAGTCACTGAAGCGCCACTGGTGGAAATGCAATGGTCCCTGTGCACAAGTAGTGAGGCGGCTTGCGGACAGGACTCCGGGCTCCAAGGCGCACAAGCGCAAATGCGGAGGAGAATTTATAAAGGTCCGAGAACCAAAGAGAATGAGAACTGGCCTATAG